CGCTGCACGAACGAGGTCCAGTCCGCCCGGATCAATTGCAGCAGTTCGTCGGGTGACACCGGCAAGACGCGCATCGGCCAATACGGTAGCCTGCGCTGCCCCACCCTCCCCCTGGCCAGTTCCATCAACTCGGCATGGCTTGAGGCGCCTGCAGCTCTGGAGAACGCAACATCCAGACCATCCGGCGGCCCTTCCATGTACGCCAGAAATCGCCTGCCGTCGTACAGGGTTACACCGCTGACACCCGCGCTTCTGTTGAATCGAGCCGCGTCCGCCATGATCGCGGCCAAATGCTCCGCATCGAGGTGGGGTGCGACCACACTTACGAAAACGACGGCCCTGTTGGGCATGGCACTCTCCGGGCTCCTCGGGGAGACCGAGCGTAGAGCCGACTCCGTAAGCAGCGCGTCGAGAAGGCCGGATCGACGTCACAATTTGGCTCTACACACCCTGGGCACGGCCGGCAGGGCTAGCCTCCAGCCATGTGCGGCTTAGCTGGTCAGCACCACTCTGGTTCAGATCAACCCTAGGTCCTTCACCACCGCCTGCCCCTTCTGCAGGAACCCGGCCAGCAGCCTGCCGCCAGCCACCTTTCTTCCCACCTGCTGATTGAGGTAGCTAGCCTGCAGGCGCGCATGGGCCAACAGATCCGTCTGGGCCATGCTCGGCGTCACAGCTTGGAGAGGCTCGCCTGGCGACGCCAACTGGCCGCCGATAGGCTGGACTCGGGTCGGATGCTGACTGTCGTTCTTGGCATACGCCGTAGCCATCATTCGACCGTTCTTCGGCGACCAGCCAGCCAGCACCAACTCAGTACCGAGCTGATCGAGCGGCAGGCCGGCCTCCGCCGCTGCCCTCTCATAGTTCGGCCATAGCTGGTCCACAACCAACCCCAGCTCAACCGATAGCTGCTCCATCGTGAAGTCCGCGCGGAAGCTTGCCTGCAGCGCCAGCTCGTAGATGCGAAGGAAGAACTGGGTGGAACCGCGAGTGGCCAGCACCAGATTGTGTTGAGGGATCAACAGCAGCTTGGCCCCCGCCGAATGCGCACCTGTTCGGGCGTCCTCCGCCAAGGTGTCCACTGCGACGACCAGATGATCAGGAGTGAGCAGAACGTTGAGGATGCTCATAGCGGACTCATCGACAG
The sequence above is a segment of the Stenotrophomonas maltophilia genome. Coding sequences within it:
- a CDS encoding BLUF domain-containing protein produces the protein MPNRAVVFVSVVAPHLDAEHLAAIMADAARFNRSAGVSGVTLYDGRRFLAYMEGPPDGLDVAFSRAAGASSHAELMELARGRVGQRRLPYWPMRVLPVSPDELLQLIRADWTSFVQRTVGEYPPVTAMEMLVTLVQPFAEAA